The Nycticebus coucang isolate mNycCou1 chromosome 15, mNycCou1.pri, whole genome shotgun sequence genome has a segment encoding these proteins:
- the POLR1D gene encoding DNA-directed RNA polymerases I and III subunit RPAC2 isoform X1, with protein MGATPPPPAGVCQLLPSVVLPASPARFAVWGRASDPPVPPKDPETAPAMEEDQELERKISGLKTSMAEGERKTALEMVQAAGTDRHCVTFVLHDEDHTLGNSLRYMIMKNPEVEFCGYTTTHPSESKINLRIQTRGALPAVEPFQRGLNELMNVCQHVLDKFEASIKDYKDQKASKSESTF; from the exons ATGGGCGCGACCCCGCCTCCCCCCGCGGGGGTGTGCCAG CTCCTTCCGTCGGTTGTTCTTCCTGCTTCGCCAGCACGTTTCGCGGTATGGGGCAGAGCCTCGGATCCGCCAGTACCTCCTAAGGATCCTGAAACCGCCCCCGCGATGGAGGAGGACCAGGAGCTGGAGAG aAAAATATCTGGATTGAAGACCTCAATGGCTGAAGGCGAGAGGAAGACAGCCCTGGAAATGGTCCAGGCCGCTGGAACAGATAGACACTGTGTGACATTTGTATTGCACGACGAGGACCATACCCTAGGAAATTCTCTGCGTTACATGATTATGAAGAATCCAGAAGTGGAATTTTGTGGTTACACTACGACCCATCCTTCAGAGAGCAAAATTAATTTACGCATTCAGACTCGAGGTGCTCTTCCAGCTGTTGAGCCATTTCAGAGAGGCCTGAATGAGCTCATGAATGTCTGCCAGCATGTACTTGACAAGTTTGAGGCCAGCATAAAAGACTATAAGGATCAAAAAGCAAGCAAAAGTGAATCCACATTCTAG
- the POLR1D gene encoding DNA-directed RNA polymerases I and III subunit RPAC2 isoform X4 produces the protein MEEDQELERKISGLKTSMAEGERKTALEMVQAAGTDRHCVTFVLHDEDHTLGNSLRYMIMKNPEVEFCGYTTTHPSESKINLRIQTRGALPAVEPFQRGLNELMNVCQHVLDKFEASIKDYKDQKASKSESTF, from the exons ATGGAGGAGGACCAGGAGCTGGAGAG aAAAATATCTGGATTGAAGACCTCAATGGCTGAAGGCGAGAGGAAGACAGCCCTGGAAATGGTCCAGGCCGCTGGAACAGATAGACACTGTGTGACATTTGTATTGCACGACGAGGACCATACCCTAGGAAATTCTCTGCGTTACATGATTATGAAGAATCCAGAAGTGGAATTTTGTGGTTACACTACGACCCATCCTTCAGAGAGCAAAATTAATTTACGCATTCAGACTCGAGGTGCTCTTCCAGCTGTTGAGCCATTTCAGAGAGGCCTGAATGAGCTCATGAATGTCTGCCAGCATGTACTTGACAAGTTTGAGGCCAGCATAAAAGACTATAAGGATCAAAAAGCAAGCAAAAGTGAATCCACATTCTAG